The following proteins are co-located in the Halococcus saccharolyticus DSM 5350 genome:
- a CDS encoding ABC transporter permease subunit, protein MFGRTELSSRQVTLLAVARRLLQSILSLWLVFTGSFLALSFVRNPNVTSGYPPRLLGGSYAQPRFVAAAEPLLAQYVDWLGRLLTLDLGTVPIRGEAVSATSVVLDAAAVTLLYLGPALAFAVAAGTLLQLLAVVSERGTLDRWAGVAGAAAIAVPVFLVAYLIERYLPLFVFGATESITQLGYNPALGPFDPQNLQALLWPALTMGLYLLAIQLRAAGTDLEGYAEEPFLKVARAKGLGRLRLCRHVFAHSAARLTTVLTSEMLGLVLVGLYVIEWISRTPGFGSLTIDAAASRHPGLVFAVVLLPAGVIAVTNAARESYYTLFDPRVETGD, encoded by the coding sequence ATGTTCGGGCGCACGGAGCTATCGAGTCGACAGGTCACCCTCCTCGCGGTTGCCCGGCGGCTTCTCCAGTCGATACTGTCGCTCTGGTTGGTGTTCACCGGCTCGTTCCTCGCCCTCTCGTTCGTGCGCAATCCAAACGTCACCAGCGGATACCCACCCCGGCTGCTCGGTGGCTCGTACGCCCAGCCCCGGTTCGTGGCGGCCGCCGAGCCCCTCCTCGCTCAGTACGTCGACTGGCTCGGCCGCTTGCTCACGCTTGACCTCGGAACGGTCCCGATTCGTGGCGAGGCCGTCTCTGCGACGTCCGTCGTCCTCGACGCAGCGGCGGTAACGCTGCTCTACCTCGGGCCGGCGCTCGCCTTTGCCGTCGCCGCGGGCACGCTGCTGCAGTTGCTGGCGGTCGTCAGCGAACGCGGGACGCTCGACCGGTGGGCAGGGGTGGCTGGTGCGGCCGCCATCGCCGTGCCGGTGTTTCTCGTCGCGTACCTGATCGAGCGCTATCTCCCGCTGTTCGTCTTCGGCGCGACGGAGTCCATCACGCAGTTGGGCTACAACCCAGCGCTCGGGCCCTTCGATCCCCAGAACCTCCAGGCGCTCCTCTGGCCGGCGCTCACTATGGGGCTGTACCTGCTGGCCATCCAGCTCCGGGCGGCGGGCACCGACCTCGAAGGGTACGCCGAGGAGCCGTTCCTCAAAGTCGCCCGCGCGAAGGGACTGGGTCGGCTCCGGCTCTGCCGTCACGTGTTCGCCCACTCGGCGGCACGGCTGACCACGGTGCTCACGTCCGAGATGCTGGGGTTGGTGTTGGTCGGACTGTACGTGATCGAGTGGATCAGCCGCACTCCCGGTTTCGGGTCCCTCACCATCGATGCCGCCGCGAGCAGACATCCCGGACTCGTCTTCGCGGTCGTGTTGCTCCCGGCGGGGGTGATCGCGGTCACGAACGCCGCTCGGGAGAGCTACTACACGCTGTTCGATCCCCGCGTCGAGACTGGCGACTGA